The sequence GCCAGCGTCGCCGCCGCGCCCCGGGCCGCCGAGGGCATCTCGGGATCGGCCCGGAACCAGGCGGTGTCCTCGCAGTCGAGGACCCTGAGCGATGTCATCGCGCCCACTTCACGATCGACACCGTGGTGCCCCGGCCCACCTCGGTGTCCAGGAAGAACTCGTCCACCAGCCGGCGCGCCCCGCTCAGCCCGAGGCCCAGGCCGCCGCCCGAGGTCCAGCCGTCGGTCAGCGCGAGTTCGACGTCGGCGATCCCGGGGCCGGAGTCCTCGAAGACCGCCGCGACACCGCGCCGCCCGTCCCGCTCCACCAGGCCCGCCCGCATCTGCCCGCCGCCGCCGTACACCAGGGTGTTGCGGGCGAGTTCGCTGGCGGCGGTGATGAACTTCGTCTGGTCGACCAGCGACAGCTTGCACTGCTGCGCGCACGAGCGGACCTGCTGGCGGGCCCGTACGACGTCGTCGTTCTGGGCGATGCCCTGCTCCCGGGGCTCCTGTCCCTCCGCCCAGGGGACGTTCATCGCCGGTCCGCGTCGGCGGCGGACCGGCGCAGCAGCGCGAGACCCTTCTCCAGGTCGAGTGCGGTACGGACCCCGCCCAGCGAGAGCCCCAGCTCCACCAGGGTGATGGCCACGGCGGGCCGCATGCCCACCACCACGGTCTCGGCGTCGAGGAGCCGGGATATGGAGGCGATCGTGGCCAGCATGCGCCCGACGAACGAGTCGACGATCTCGACCGCGGTGATGTCGATGACGACGCCGCGGGCCGCGCGCGTGACGATCTGCTCCGCCAGGTCCTCCTGGAGGTTCAGCACCGTCTGGTCCTCCAGGTCCACCTGGATGGAGACGAGGAGGACGTCACCGATCCGCAGGACCGGAACCCGCTCGGTCATCGCCCGCCGCCCTGGTGCGCGACGAGGTCGATGCCGGACTTCCGCAGCGCGAGCTGGAGGGCGTCGGCGAGGGTCGCCTTGGTGACGATGTCGCCGAACTCGATGCCCAGGGCCACGATGGTCTGCGCGATCTGCGGGCGGATGCCGGAGACCGTGCACTCCGCGCCCATCAGCCGGGCCGCCACGATCGTCTTGAGCAGGTGCTGGGCGACCTGGGTGTCGACGGCTGGTACGCCCGTGATGTCGATGATGGCCTGCTCGGAGCCGGTGTCCACCAGGGCCTGGAGGAGCTTCTCCATCACGACCTGGGTGCGGGCCGAGTCCAGGGTGCCCACGAGGGGCACGGCGATGACGCCGTCCCAGAGCTTGACCACGGGGGTCGACAGCTCCATGAGCTGGGCGGCCTGCGAGCTGATGATCTCCTCGCGGGTGCGGGTGTAGGTCTCGATGGTGAAGAGGGCCAGGTCGTCGAGGACCCGGCTCAGCCGCAGGTACCGGTCGGTGTCCTCGGCCGTTCCGTCCCGCAGCGCCGGTTCGAACGCCTTCTTGAGCGCGAGCACGCTGATGGCCGTCTCACTGGGCGTGAAGCCCTGCCGGGCCCGGTTGCGCGACAGCTCGGTCAGCAGCGCGCGGGTCTCGGAGAGGTTCTCGCCCCGGGCGTCCTCGCTGCCCGAGGCGAGCGCCTCCTCCAGCGCCGCGTACAGCTCACGCAGTTCGCGGTCGACCTCGGCCTTGCTGATGCGGCCCTTGAGCGATCCGACGACGCTGTCGATCCACTGGTCCACGACTCTCTCGCGGTCGGCGGACAACAGTCCCGCCAGATCGCCCTTGCTGTCCTGCTTCGCCATCGTCCCGCGCCCCTTAAAGATAAAAAGTATCCCTCTGGCAACTCTTTGCGAAGCGTACGGCAAGGCCCCTACCGCCCGGCGGGGGACAGGGGCCCGCAGCAGGGGCGTACGGGAGGTGTCAGTCGCTCTGCGGCGGCTGGTACGCGGCCTGCCGCGCGGCCAGCGAACCGTTGAACCGGGTGAGCAGTGTGCAGAAGGTGTCCCGCTCCTCCTGCGTCCAGCCGTCCGTCACCTGCGACATCAGCTCACGCCGCGAGGCGCGGACCTCCTCCAGACGGGCCTGGCCGCGCGGGGAGAGCTGGAGCACGACGGCCCGTCCGTCCTCCGGGTGCGAGGTCCGCTTGACCAGCCCGGTGTCCACGAGCGGGGCCACCTGCCGGGTCACGGTCGAGGAGTCGATCCCCATGCCCGCGGCGAGCGCCTTGACGCCCATCGGGCCTTCCTTGTCCAGGCGGTTCAGCAGCAGGTACGCCGCCCGGTCCATCGAGTTGCGGACCTGGCCGACACCGCCGAGGCGGGTCTGCTCGGCACGGCGGGCGAAGACCGCCACCTGGTGCTGGAGGGAGTCCAGCAGGCGGTCGGGACCCGGGTGTTCGGGGGCGGCGCCCCCGGAAGGAGACGCAGCAGTCGTCATGTCCTGAGGGGGCATGGCCGGGGGCTCTCTTCGTGCGGTGTCGGATGGGTGGGGGACAGAGTACGCGGCCCCGGGGCAACGCGTACCAGTGCCGCACAAACCTGCGGACACCACCGCAGGCCGCCATGAGACAAGTCTGCCGCGACCGCTCCGAGCTGCAAGACTTGCGGGCATGACGTTCCGCGCGACCGCCCGACACCCGTCCCTGATCCTCGACGACGTGCGGGGCGCGCAGAAAATGCTGTCCGGCGTGGCCAGAGTGACCGCCCTGGAGGGCAGCCGCCACCTCACCGAGCTGGTCGGCGCCCCCGTCCACCTCAAGTGCGAGAACCTCCAGCGCACCGGTTCCTTCAAACTGCGCGGCGCGTACGTCCGCATCTCCGGCCTCACCCCGGTGGAGCGGGCGGCCGGGGTGGTCGCCGCCAGCGCCGGGAACCACGCCCAGGGCGTCGCGCTCGCCTCCTCGCTCCTCGGCGTACGCTCCACCGTCTTCATGCCCGTCGGGGCGCCGCTCCCCAAGGTCGCCGCCACCCAGGAGTACGGGGCCGAGGTGCGGCTGCACGGCCAGGTCGTCGACGAGACGCTGGCCGCCGCGCAGCAGTACGCGGAGGAGACCGGCGCGGTCTTCATCCACCCCTTCGACCACCCCGACATCATCGCGGGCCAGGGCACGGTCGGGCTGGAGATCCTGGAGCAGTGCCCGGAGGTCCGCACCATCGTCGTCGGCATCGGCGGCGGGGGACTCGCGGCCGGGATCGCCGTCGCGGTGAAGGCGCTGCGCCCCGACATCCGCATCGTCGGCGTCCAGGCCGAGGGCGCCGCCGCCTACCCGCCCTCGCTGGCCGCAGGGCACCCGGTCTCCCTCGACGACCCCGTCACCATGGCCGACGGCATCAAGGTGGGGCGCCCCGGCGACGTCCCGTTCGCGGTGATCGAGGAGCTGGTCGACGAGGTCCGCACCGTCACCGAGAACGAGCTCTCCAGCGCCCTGTTGCTCTGCCTGGAGCGGGCCAAGCTGGTGGTGGAGCCGGCCGGGGCGAGCCCGGTGGCCGCGCTGCTCAGCGACCCGGAGGCGTTCCGGGGGCCGGTGGTGGCGGTGCTGTCGGGCGGCAACGTGGACCCGCTGCTGATGCAGCGCGTCCTGCGCCACGGCATGTCCGCCGCCGGCCGCTACCTCAGCCTGCGGCTGCGGCTCACCGACCGCCCGGGGGCGCTGGCCACCCTGCTGGCCGCACTCACCGTCGCCGACGCCAACGTGCTGGACATCGGCCATGTGCGCACCGACCCGCGCCTGGGCCTCACCGAGGTGGAGGTCGACCTCCACCTGGAGACCAAGGGCCCCCGCCACTGCGAGGAGGTCGAGGCGGTGCTGCGCGCGGAGGGGTACCGGGTC is a genomic window of Streptomyces sp. SID8374 containing:
- a CDS encoding anti-sigma regulatory factor — its product is MNVPWAEGQEPREQGIAQNDDVVRARQQVRSCAQQCKLSLVDQTKFITAASELARNTLVYGGGGQMRAGLVERDGRRGVAAVFEDSGPGIADVELALTDGWTSGGGLGLGLSGARRLVDEFFLDTEVGRGTTVSIVKWAR
- a CDS encoding STAS domain-containing protein, with the translated sequence MTERVPVLRIGDVLLVSIQVDLEDQTVLNLQEDLAEQIVTRAARGVVIDITAVEIVDSFVGRMLATIASISRLLDAETVVVGMRPAVAITLVELGLSLGGVRTALDLEKGLALLRRSAADADRR
- a CDS encoding STAS domain-containing protein; amino-acid sequence: MAKQDSKGDLAGLLSADRERVVDQWIDSVVGSLKGRISKAEVDRELRELYAALEEALASGSEDARGENLSETRALLTELSRNRARQGFTPSETAISVLALKKAFEPALRDGTAEDTDRYLRLSRVLDDLALFTIETYTRTREEIISSQAAQLMELSTPVVKLWDGVIAVPLVGTLDSARTQVVMEKLLQALVDTGSEQAIIDITGVPAVDTQVAQHLLKTIVAARLMGAECTVSGIRPQIAQTIVALGIEFGDIVTKATLADALQLALRKSGIDLVAHQGGGR
- a CDS encoding MarR family transcriptional regulator encodes the protein MPPQDMTTAASPSGGAAPEHPGPDRLLDSLQHQVAVFARRAEQTRLGGVGQVRNSMDRAAYLLLNRLDKEGPMGVKALAAGMGIDSSTVTRQVAPLVDTGLVKRTSHPEDGRAVVLQLSPRGQARLEEVRASRRELMSQVTDGWTQEERDTFCTLLTRFNGSLAARQAAYQPPQSD
- the ilvA gene encoding threonine ammonia-lyase — encoded protein: MTFRATARHPSLILDDVRGAQKMLSGVARVTALEGSRHLTELVGAPVHLKCENLQRTGSFKLRGAYVRISGLTPVERAAGVVAASAGNHAQGVALASSLLGVRSTVFMPVGAPLPKVAATQEYGAEVRLHGQVVDETLAAAQQYAEETGAVFIHPFDHPDIIAGQGTVGLEILEQCPEVRTIVVGIGGGGLAAGIAVAVKALRPDIRIVGVQAEGAAAYPPSLAAGHPVSLDDPVTMADGIKVGRPGDVPFAVIEELVDEVRTVTENELSSALLLCLERAKLVVEPAGASPVAALLSDPEAFRGPVVAVLSGGNVDPLLMQRVLRHGMSAAGRYLSLRLRLTDRPGALATLLAALTVADANVLDIGHVRTDPRLGLTEVEVDLHLETKGPRHCEEVEAVLRAEGYRVIG